From the genome of Nicotiana tabacum cultivar K326 chromosome 17, ASM71507v2, whole genome shotgun sequence:
tttagcagccattgttcacgacttgaagatttggcatcattatgtgtatggggttcattgtgagttcTATACTGGTCACCGGAGTgtgcaacatctgttcaagcagaaggatcttaatttgcatcagcggagatggttggagcttcttaaagactatgatatcactattttttaccatccggggaaggccaatgtggtggccgatgctttgagtcaccgggtgaagagtttggggagtttagcatatcttccagcagtagagagacctttggcattggatgttcaggccttagcggtccagcttgtcagattggatatttcggagcctagtcaggtattggcttgcgtggtctccaggtcttctctttatgactgtatcagggagcgtcagtatgatgacccccacttgctcgttcttcaggacagggttcggagaggtgatgctagggatgtgattATTGGTGATGACGACGTGTTGAGGATTAAGGcctggatatgtgtgcctaatgtagatgggcttcgggagttgattcttggggAGGCctacagctcgcggtattccatccatccgggtgtcgcgaagatgtaccaggatttgagacaacactattggtggagacggatgaagaaggatatagttggtttgtagctcggtgtctcaactgtcagcaggttaagtatgatcatcagagaccgggtggcttgcttcggAGATtagatattccggagtggaagtgggagcggatcactatggaccttgtagttgggctcccacggacttcgacgaggttcgatgctatttgggttattgtggatcggctgaccaagtctgcgtacttcattccagttggtactacttacacttTAGAGCGGATGggtgagatttacatccgagagattgttcgcctgcatggtatcccagtttctatcatttcagataggggtactcagttcacttcgcagttttggagggtcgtgcagcgaaagttgggtactcaggttgagttgagcatagcttttcacactcagacggacgggcagtccgggcacactattcagatattggaggacatgttgcgcgcttgtgtcattgactttgggggttcatgggaccaatttctgccacttgcggagttcgcatataacaacagttatcagttgagtattcagatggctccgtacgaggctttatatgggaggaggtgtagatctccggttggatagtttgagccgggtgaggcttagctcttgggtacagacttggtccatgatgcattagataaggtgaaatttattcaggagcggcttcgcatggcgcagtctaggcaaaagagctgTGCGGATAGGAAGGCACGTGATGTATCTTTCAttgttggggagaaggttttgctgaaggtatcacccatgaagggtgttatgaggtttgggaagagggtcaagttgagcccccagttcattgggccttttgaagtgctttagaggataggggaggtgacttataagcttgccttgccacccagcttgtcgagtgtgcatccagtgtttcatgtttccatgccccgaaagtatattggagatccgtcccatgttttggacttcagcacggttcagttggagggtgatatgacttatgatgtgaagccggtggccattttggatcggcagattcggaagttgaggtcaaagaatatagcttcagtgaaggtgtagtggagaggtcatcctgtggaggaggccacctgggagaccaagcgggacatgcagagcagatatccacacttatttgaaactctaggtatgtttctagacctgttcgagaacgaacggttgttttagggggggatgtaacgacccgaccggtcgtttcgatagttatagccccgtttcccctaaATCTGCTTCTTTGTGTGTTATTTAGCTGTATTGTGTtataccgggttggttggtttgggtccggagtggtttcggagtggaatgagacacttagtctcttatttagaaccttaagttggaaaagtcaaccggatattggcCTATgcgtaaacgatctcggaattgaattctgattgttccgttagcttcgttaggtaatttttgacttaggagtgcgtccggaatgtgatttggaggtccgtggtagaattaggctagaattggcgaaattggaaatttggcgatttttagtcggcagtggaaaatttgatatcggggtcggaatgaaattccagaagttggagtaggttcgtagtatcatttgtgacatgtgtgcacaatttgaggtcattcggacgtggtttggttggtttcagcatcggatgtcgaatttgaaagtttagaagttcttagacttgaatccgagggtaatttggtgatttgatattgttttgagtgattcaaaggttcgactaagtttgtatgttgatatatgacttgttggtatttttggttgaggtcccgagggcctcggggtgatttcggatgattAACAGAACAAGTTAGGATATTGTAAGATTGTTGAAGCTGGAATTCAgttgtcataatcgcacctgcggatgtcTCATCGCAGATGCGAGCCCGCAAAAGCAAGCGggatgtcgcagatgcgaggttggAGGAGCTGGGcagaaggcgcaggtgcgatgaaGTTCCCGCACCTACGAGGCCGCAGAAGTGCACAAGAGGTCGTAGGTGCGGACAATGTCGAGGTAGGCTGGGTCCGGAGATGCGTAGGATAGGTCCCATCTGCGAGTCCACAGATGCTGATAGGtgacgcagaagcggaagtgagaAAGTCAtgcagtggccgcaggtgcgaggtattttctgcacctgcgtggtcgcagatgcggaaatggagcGCAAGTGCGGAGTCTGGGCGTTTAAGTGACTTGCGCAGGTGCGGttgtttggaccgcaggtgcggtggcaCAGAAGCGAGaaattgtccgcaggtgcgaaaagcctgggcagaaaccgtaaatagaacccttcgcgaatttggttcatttccactattttcaagtcggttttgggagcttttggagtgatttttgaagggtgattcaagggctatcagtgaggtaagttgcttgagccttAATACTTGTATGTATGGTGATTTCttattgtttaatcatgtaattagtgaaaatgaagggttagggcttgagattttggagagtttaatttaaggatttgagggaccaaacgatgacggattttgataaatttcgtaTGTATGGACTCATGAGTGGATGAGcttcctagttttgtaaattttgtcggattttgagacgtaggcctgggggccgggtttgagccaatttcggggtttgggctaatttgatagtttttcttgtggaattcattccattagcgtatattgatagtattgtactgattgtgaatagattcggagcatttggaggccgagtcgagaggcaagagcattgcggggtagagatttgaccgctttgaggtaagtaacgattgtatatctagtgctgagggtatgaaaacccagatttcgtatcattctactattttgaggtaacgcacatgctaggtgacgtgcGTGTTGGCGTGCATTGTTATGGATTGTGACTTGGTACGTCCCGTagtaactgtaaagttgcatattttgttgaaattatatgatacttatatgttttagaaagagtttctgtaaattgggctgaatgccatgtttgggccttgtgtcagtgctgtttggacccttaggggccttttcttactatcctctcactgttttcgattgaaaatctatactcagtcatggttatacttgtttactgcataactcaattttatgactctattttgatgcataaaaatgttgttttgggctgaatgccctgtttttactaaaatgcccgagtggcttgagaggtttatgactgagtgaggccgagggcctgattgatttatgccatgatttggcttgatatagcgcttgggctgaaggagcccctccggagtctgcacatacccccaatgagcgcaggtacctactgagtaagagtgccaagtgctgagtgactgggaggcatgagtgattgtgaggtatgcccgagtggcatgagtgattgtgaggtatgcccgaatggcatgagtgactgtgaggtatgcccgagaggcacgagtgactgtgatgTTTTCCCGAGGGGcagtatatgagtgatgttttgcccgaggggctgtttaagatttcatcatttttgctcacctttgtatttagctattttcagacaatgttagtcttgatattgtcagacaaatggtagtagatgctcatgactagtgacatcctgatgtcgggcttttcttttccgcatttttgtttttgacttgaactcctttacgaaggtttttacgctaaatagccttgaaattatccttgaaatgaaaatattagtttattttggaaatgagtcggcttacctagttccacgatagacgccatcacgacaggggttagtttggatcgtgacaatgtGATTGCTAAAATTGGAATAAAGCATGATAACATATGAATTTAAAGTGATTGAATTAAAAActgaaataaaattttaattgagtATATTAATTGATGATTGAGAACTTGTATGAAGATTTATCAGTTTAGAGAatattaacttttattttatcactcaaacatgatattttaatatattatgtttataatattttaaaaaaaaatattttaaaacattttaaaaaaaatattattgagacaGTGTACATAAGACTAGTTATACTAATAATGTAAAAGTACTTCACATAGAAGTTAAGTCTTCGTGTGATTACCAAATCTGATTTCAAATTTTTGTTTAGGCAGTTGATTGAATTTTGATACTATACAATCATATCAAGTGAATAATGATTGCTTTGTTAGGATATTTAAACTTTCGATCTGATTGGTAAAATTCATTATTACgtaaatatattaaataatactaacaaataaataaataaacttatCTCTCCTTTTAAAAAAAAGCTTTTGGTGAAGATAGTAAGCATAAAAATAGCAACTGTATTACGCAATCTAAGGGAATCCCAAACCCCTCAGATTTCTCAAACCCGGTTACTTTGTGGTGTTTGGTTAGCAGAAAATGCATTTAAGGAACATTTTCCGCCAAATTAGGAAAAACTAATTTCCTTATTAGCCATTTTCCTTCCCAACTAATGTAACTCTTGACTTTATATCTTTGTTCCAAAAAGCACTTCGACATTATCATCAATCTTTAAtactgaaaaatatataattaaatcaCCATATAATTTGTTATCATCACAATttgtttttaagaaatattttttaatggTCTAATCAAACAACaaaatttgttttataaaaaaatatttcttgaacACGAAATTAatatatgtgtcacgacccaaaatcccaccacatgcgtcgtgatggcacttagtctctaagactgggtaagccaattacaattacaattcaagccatttttttgaattaaataaataatcaaaactaacggcggaataaatatgaatatacaatctcccaagactggtaatactgagtcacaaactctaactgaatacatggaatgatcacgaaaatcgaatatacaatactgtttgattaaaaattaacagtacaataaaataaaaagactccaagggactgcgacgaccaagcagctctaccttgaatccttacgatcccgctttaactctgctcaattccgatatctccaatacctggctctgcacaaaaatgtgcagaagtatagtatgagtacaccacggttggtacccactaagtatcaagactaacatcaatggagtagagacgaggtacagtcaagacacttactagtctaataacctgtgcaatataatatacaaaataatagaaaataaataacaataatggcaacataaaacaaccagtgatatggacaacaggcaacaagaacaccattaatatcgctcaacaattaataaatacaattatacccaattaaatcaaatccttcaaataaatgtctttcacatataattcttccagataactctctttcaaatataatttctttaaataaatatttttcaaatatccttcctttaaataaatttctctcaaatataatttcctcaaataaatatctttcgaatataaaattctttcatataattctttttgaataaaatccttccaaataaatattttgaatataattctttcaattaaaaagtcaccatgtgacacctcattttaaTAATCATAATAATACGGGTCTTAACCCATTTTTATGAAACtttgtgcccataattaaatcatcacatTTTTCTagtacctcgtgccctcatttcatatcacaactgcgcgaacaattcacgtgccaaatatcattatcatttaatcacagcaccccgtgcccatatttcatatcacaactgcacgaacaattcacgtgTCAATACCCACATTATTtactcatggcacctcgtgcccacattttatttttataatccgcctgacaatagccacatgctctcaatctcaacataaatcagattgttatcaatttaccaataacaagacaaattgcacaaggtataaaataaacacaagaaaatcacaacatcgcATGAAAATCACCAAtaccacatcatcacatatcgtccctgacaatagccaccattatcgctcctattgctacccttatcgctcctacaaccacccttatcgctcctcctagaaaatatcaatagccacccttatcgctctgcctagataatatcaataaaaaaatatagtagttgctggtggtgatggctaacgaTGGTGCTTGTGAATGCTGGCTAGAGGCGGTGGCTGGTGGTAGATTTGGTTGATAGTGGTGGTTCagggtagtagctagtggtgaCTAACAGTGGTGCTTGTGAATGCCGACGCGGTGGTTggtggtaggtttggttgatggtggtggttcagggtagtagctagtggtgattagtagtggtgggtggtggtagtttataatgatgAGTAGTGCCGGTTATgattgttgatggtgatggggtggttagttgtggtagttgaggtggatgagtgtttgtgattgagaatgatggtggtgggAGTGGTGCGGATGGCGGGTGGTGGTAGTCGATTATggtggcggctatgattgaggatgatggtggtggcatggtggtagttgataatggtaggcggtggcgataattaataatgaatatggatgatagcatcttaatgaaattaagtctctgttatgAATCttaatcatacaaacctatttagACCCATTAAGTGATTGTGAAATAAAAAAACAgacacacttaatgattaagacctgaataattaagattcagactttaaaaacaaacgcacttaatgTCTAAGATCTGAacgattaagattcagacctccattaagtgcaaacaaatgaggctaAAGTCCTAGAATTTAGGTACccaatttaaataaggaaagatttaataaccaatttcaacaattttccaatcctaaatattagaaaataattaaatgactattttatctagtgtgaattctacttttaaagggtaaaaaaggcgaataaCATTTCACTAACGgcgttcgtgcttttaatatagtatatatagatttagcatattttaataattaagctACTTACGTTATTTTTCAACTAATCCATGCTTCAGTATTAATAGTTACTTTTACATGAATTTAAGTGATAGAATGATgtaaaatttaattatattgtatataaaattttaaaatctctaatatatagagagagagagcagTATATCTTTGGTTTTGTTAGACAACCAGGACTCTCGCAGTTACTTGGGAGGAAAGTAACACGAAAGATTATTTACTTAGTAATAAAATCTTTAAACTATTAATCTTTATTGATAATTAggtaaaaataatgaataacctGCTATTATAGCCtataaattaaattagtaatttatACTGTAACTTTTATTAACTGAATATAGCTAAGATTACCGGGCCATGACATATCAAATATATATCCGCCCTCAAATACTTCCTTAAAGCCAAAGATTCTCTCTTCTCCTCAAACTAAAACTCATTCACTGCAGTTTTCAACTGTCTTGTCTCCGCAGTCCTCACGGTTTTCTCTCCTCTCCATCATTAGGGCTTTACGGCGGCTTTTTTCCATTCTTTCCGGCAAACCTATTCAACTGCGCGCATTGCACTCTGTGAGTTCTTTTATTCCCTAATTCTTATATTGTTTACTGGTGAAGTGATCGTTGCATATTTGTATCGTATCTGTATTTTCCATTTATGAATTAAAAAAACCTCTGCGTCTTTGAATCTATCGTTTAGCATGAAAACCTATGACATTTTTGGTTGTTGCATGGTTCCAATTTTGGGAATGTGTTTTTGATTCATCTAGTTTTTACGCGAGTACTCATGTGATTCCATCACTCAACTATCCAAAATACTTTTCTTGGGAAGTAACACAACTATTCCTATTGCACATAGATGGTCACTCAATCAGAATTGTTTCATTGGAAAAAtgtgactttttatatttttggaccaaataaaataatcaacacccaaaaAAAAACATAGAAAATTCACTCATACCTCCAACCGAcccactaaaaataaaaatccaccCCTAAATAAAACCAAACACTAAAATGTATCCATGTTGTAAACGCATCTCTTCTTCTTGTAAAAAGcagatttcttcttttttcatggttTTACTctagttttataaaataataatgggTACGAGGTTAAGGACTAAAGACTAGAGTGACCTGTGTTATTTTTTCTCAATGACCTGTATTCTTTTTTTCATGGATTTTCATCtacttttttataaaataataatgggCACGAAATTAAGGACTAGAGTAGAACTATGAAAAAAGGTTGCTTTTtataagaagaagagagatgcATGTATAATAGGGATGCGTTTTAGCGTTTGATTTTATTTAGCgggtgaatttttatttttagcgGGTTAGGTTGGGTGTATGGGTGAATTTTCTATGTTTTTGGgtgttaattattttaatttagtccaaaaatatataaaaattcatATGGACTGCCACATCACATTTTTTCCACCGAAAAGTTTGATAATTCCGGTTGATTGACCATTTGTGTGCAAATAGGAATATAGTCCATAATTTTGGGTAGTTTAGTGATCATCTGAATAATTGATTCGTACTCGTCATGACATGTAACTAGATTTGATTATGTGCGACTAGTTGTATAGAAGAATATTCACGTTATAGTTTATAAGGACCATCGGATTTTACTACGATCTCTGATATGGTGCTTTCCTCAATGTGTGATTGACTTATTTCATCACGTTTTGATTCTTTGCTCTTTTTCCCTGATATCTACTTGACCAATATTTTTGTAATGGAAACGTACTATTTtcgtgattttttcatttttactatAGTGAAATTTCTTGATCAAACCCAAGTGACCAAGGTTATAGAAATGCTGCTAATAGGTGATTTGGagattattttcaaaatcctTATCTTTCAATATactgattttcttcttctttttctttagttAAGAGAATATAGGCTCTGATTACTTGATCTATGGAGTAGAGCGTATTTCATGCCCTTCTATGAGTTTGTAATTTCTACTGATACAATTTGCTAGAGTactctctcttttaatttagtGGGGGGTTCTTCTAAGTGTTCATTAGTGATACTTTGAGGGTATATAACCAGCTTTTAATGCAGAAAAATGGCATCTTCGGAGGATGACGTCAACATGGCTGATAGCTCTGAAGAACATTGGGACGACGACGATGATGACGCTATTGACACCACTGAATCTGATCAGGACTTCTATTTAGCTATCAAACCTCAGTCTAGTCAGTCGGTATTTGTTTTCTCcctctatttatttttttctttgatgAATGTATTGTGCTGAACATGGTGTTTTATTGATGATAAATATACTAACTTTCTAGCCCTATTCTTCTATTGATTCTTAAATGAGTCTTTCTGAGTGAACACGTTGGCATATTAGAAGTAGATACAACTAGTATGAGATTTGTGCATAGTTAGTAATTAGTATATTTCTCTTGCTTCTGATTACCATATATACCTTTTTTAACAAAGTCTTTTGTCTTGGATTGTAGTTCTGCGAGTATGATTTTAAGACTGCCCCTTATCACAATGGAGGGATCAAAGCTTCTGAATTTCCTAAAGACATCTTAAGGAAAGTGGACATGAAGATCAAAGATGTGGCGAAGAGACATGTACTGCCTATCCTCCCCGCTAAATCATTAATGAAGTTTCGAGCAGTGTCCAAAGAATGGAATCAGTGGATCGCTAGTCCATTATTAGCGTACCAGCAAAGCTTTTCATTCCAGAAACTTTCAGGCTACTTTTTCCAAAGGGTGGATTTACAATTTGATCCTAATCCTTCCATTGGTTTCATGTCTCTGGATCGTTCTGCTAATGGAGTCCCCAGTCCTTCCCTTGATTTCTTGCCCGAAAGGGTCAAAGTTGTAAGTTGTAGCAGCGGGTTGCTCCTTTGTCAGGGGTGGGACAGTTATTATGTTTGCAATCCTGCAACCAAAGACTGGAAAATGCTCCCTCCTCCTCAATATTACCATGGATCTGATCCAGCAGTTGTTCTTGCATTTGATCCTCAGTATAATATTGAATCATTTTATCAAGTTATCGCTGCTGTCCCTCTTCTTGGTAATCCGGTTGTCTGCTTTGAGGTTTACTCTTCTGAATCAGATTCTTGGAGTTGCTCTTCTTCAGACTGTCTTGAGTTGGAAAATAGCACAGGTCTTGCAGGTGGAGGATCTTATATCAAAGGGGTGGCTTACTGGAATACGTCATCAAATGAAGTGCTAGCATTCGATGTGAAAAATGAGATCCCGGCAGTTCTGAATGTGCCTGACCAATCTGAGCAAAAGGGTGGTGCCTTAACACAGATAGGAGACGAGGTATGCTATGTTACTGCTTATAATGACAGTGGAGATGTTTTCGTTATAGATATCTATGGAGGCATGGACATGAGCCTGAAGCGTAGTGTCAGTGTGAATCTTGGAAGTAAGAAGCCTCGTACTGATCAAGTGTGTCGGATTCCCAACGACCCTTGTTCTTTAGTGTGCTGTGAGATCCTTCCCTGTAT
Proteins encoded in this window:
- the LOC107795776 gene encoding F-box protein At3g26010-like; its protein translation is MASSEDDVNMADSSEEHWDDDDDDAIDTTESDQDFYLAIKPQSSQSFCEYDFKTAPYHNGGIKASEFPKDILRKVDMKIKDVAKRHVLPILPAKSLMKFRAVSKEWNQWIASPLLAYQQSFSFQKLSGYFFQRVDLQFDPNPSIGFMSLDRSANGVPSPSLDFLPERVKVVSCSSGLLLCQGWDSYYVCNPATKDWKMLPPPQYYHGSDPAVVLAFDPQYNIESFYQVIAAVPLLGNPVVCFEVYSSESDSWSCSSSDCLELENSTGLAGGGSYIKGVAYWNTSSNEVLAFDVKNEIPAVLNVPDQSEQKGGALTQIGDEVCYVTAYNDSGDVFVIDIYGGMDMSLKRSVSVNLGSKKPRTDQVCRIPNDPCSLVCCEILPCIDSDTVVIHTDEKIYFYHVKEQKVESLASPGPVDSQKRFLPYINSLAMVHA